The following are encoded together in the Gouania willdenowi chromosome 14, fGouWil2.1, whole genome shotgun sequence genome:
- the LOC114476159 gene encoding uncharacterized protein LOC114476159, which translates to MTAQQHQLKSSQRKDKLIKEVWIIGSSYIRRGEEAALKFFGANLGLDANVHWFGKGGMRWEGVLPCFYGQLSTQGPPDILLVHAGGNNLGINSANSLAYTIKEDLTKLHIKFPAMKIIFSSINERRSWRYGKLSQIIRDRKTINHFVKRTSVCFKGDVVEHPLLRFYKRSLFISDGVHFSDEGNQLFLSSIRSTLQNFLKESKIPTRTISGATMPIRTFSVTKSSTATVSGHKKNITPISWP; encoded by the exons ATGACGGCCCAGCAGCATCAGCTTAAAAg TTCACAGAGGAAGGACAAACTCATCAAGGAGGTGTGGATAATCGGCTCCAGTTACATCCGGCGGGGCGAGGAGGCTGCACTAAAGTTTTTTGGTGCCAATTTGGGACTGGATGCCAACGTGCACTGGTTTGGAAAAGGAGGGATGAGGTGGGAAGGAGTTCTGCCTTGTTTTTATGGTCAGCTTTCCACCCAGGGACCCCCTGACATCCTCCTGGTTCACGCCGGAGGAAACAACCTGGGCATAAACAGTGCAAATAGTCTGGCCTACACTATTAAAGAGGACTTGACCAAATTGCACATTAAATTCCCTGCAATGAAGATCATCTTCTCCTCCATTAACGAACGCAGATCCTGGAGGTACGGGAAGCTGTCCCAGATCATCAGGGACAGAAAAACCATCAATCATTTTGTCAAGAGGACGTCAGTCTGTTTCAAAGGAGACGTTGTTGAACATCCTCTCCTGCGATTCTACAAACGATCACTGTTTATTTCAGACGGAGTTCATTTCTCTGATGAGGGAAACCAATTATTCTTGTCAAGCATCCGCTCCACCCTCCAGAACTTTCTAAAGGAGTCAAAAATACCAACAAGGACCATCTCTGGGGCAACGATGCCAATAAGGACATTCTCAGTGACAAAAAGCAGTACAGCAACCGTCTCtggacataaaaaaaacattacaccaATCAGCTGGCCTTaa
- the LOC114475868 gene encoding olfactory receptor 11H2-like, with the protein MGEEFNETYITLGGFEGMENYRYLYFILVLTLCILSIYSNAIIVYIIWEHQNLHQLMYIFIAAFSVNSLLVSINIYPKLLIDFLSEKQTVSYSVCLLQYFLCYCLGIVDLLLLAAMAFDRYVSICKTLVYPNIMTNRTVVVVLVFAWFVPASQMSVSTVLSAKQKVCHCVIKGFFCTNSIFKLHCVNSKVISVFGLVSCMFILGICPVFFVLFTYARILFIVYKSSNDVRQKSAETCFPHLLVLLCFTVLGKYDVVFVRFDVNSQNCALNHDFTGCFI; encoded by the coding sequence ATGGGTGAGGAATTCAATGAGACGTATATAACACTTGGGGGCTTTGAAGGCATGGAAAACTatagatatctttattttatcCTTGTGTTGACGCTGTGCATTTTATCAATTTACAGTAATGCTATTATCGTGTATATTATCTGGGAACATCAAAACCTTCATCAGCTTATGTACATTTTCATTGCAGCTTTCTCAGTAAACTCACTTTTAGTCAGTATAAACATTTACCCAAAACTTCTGATTGATTTTCTATCTGAGAAACAAACTGTATCCTATTCAGTCTGCCTTCTTCAGTACTTCCTATGTTACTGTTTAGGTATTGTAGACTTATTACTATTGGCAGCCATGGCCTTTGACAGGTATGTGTCCATATGTAAGACTCTGGTATATCCAAACATCATGACTAACAGGACTGTGGTTGTTGTACTAGTTTTTGCCTGGTTTGTGCCTGCTTCTCAAATGTCAGTGTCCACTGTGTTGAGTGCCAAGCAGAAAGTCTGTCATTGTGTTATAAAAGGATTTTTCTGTACCAACTCTATCTTTAAGCTACACTGTGTGAACTCAAAAGTGATATCAGTATTTGGTTTGGTGTCTTGCATGTTTATATTGGGTATTTGccctgtgttttttgttttattcacataTGCTAGAATACTTTTCATTGTCTACAAAAGCAGTAACGATGTGAGACAAAAATCTGCAGAGACGTGTTTCCCTCATCTGctggttttattgtgttttactgttttagGTAAATATGATGTCGTTTTCGTTCGATTCGACGTCAACTCCCAAAATTGTGCACTTAATCATGACTTTACAGGTTGTTTTATATAA